The Zingiber officinale cultivar Zhangliang chromosome 9A, Zo_v1.1, whole genome shotgun sequence genome window below encodes:
- the LOC122019370 gene encoding putative lipid-transfer protein DIR1: MEFMLFMRRVAAVVLMLLLLETSSSQAICNMSQHGFDACRPSVTPPNPPRPSAECCKALAVADLQCFCSYKSSPLLPALGIDPALAMKLPPKCGLKAPENC, translated from the coding sequence ATGGAGTTCATGTTGTTCATGAGAAGAGTGGCTGCTGTTGTGCTCATGCTGCTGCTACTGGAGACCAGCAGCAGCCAGGCCATATGCAACATGTCGCAGCATGGTTTCGACGCGTGTAGGCCGTCGGTGACACCTCCGAACCCACCGCGGCCATCGGCGGAGTGCTGCAAGGCGTTGGCCGTCGCTGACCTGCAGTGCTTCTGCTCCTACAAGAGCTCACCGCTGCTGCCGGCTCTGGGAATTGACCCTGCACTGGCCATGAAGCTGCCTCCCAAGTGTGGCCTCAAGGCACCAGAGAATTGTTAA
- the LOC122021961 gene encoding cation/H(+) antiporter 15-like yields the protein MATAATTTTTTSESTPKLIMCFEPMVISNSTIWQGISPLSFGLPVFLLQLVLVVLTTRALVLLLRPLNQPRVLAEILGGIVLGPSVMGRMEIFGVYIFPARSLLVMETIAHFGLLCFLFLVGVEMDVTMVRQTGRKALAVAAAGMILPFATGAVASFMLQSFAGKNIHQSEFLVFLGLALSVTAFPVLARILAEIKLLNSDIGRLSMSAAIISDTFTWVILALTIAVTQSRGTAWASLWILAWGVAFVLLCFYGARRGMRWLMRRRISEGQSVGDFHVCLMITGMMAAATVTDAIGLHSAFGAFMFGLAVPNKGPLGVALLEKLEDLVTGLLLPLYFANSGLRTNLSTVTEGRTAALLFVVFVIASIGKVAGTVIISLFYLIPLREGLSLGFLMNTRGVVEMIILEIGRDRRVLDDEAFAVIVMTSLVLTSLVTPAVRYLHRPVRRRLGYKRRTLQRSSADAELRVLACVHNTRNVPSILSLLRLSSPTKRSPIFVYALHLIELTGRASSLLIVHNAATSGGSRKHAAAANEHPSDHISHAFQSYEQQATSISVQTLTIISPYATMHEDVCGLAEEKHVVLILLPFHKQQTVDGGMEPIDPSIKALNENMLLGSPCSVGVLVDRGLSSKSRSGRNSYSVAQLFFGGPDDREALAYTARMAENTCVNLTVVRFVHGEAAASAARSAEGLQDEQLDNSFLTEFRLRKVGEELATYSENAVNNAEEMMEVIRTIDSGRYDLIVVGRRQCEAALELMAGLADWTECPELGTLGDFLASADSATTTASVLVVQQYLGEPVGGCGPSMTEEELERGLRHHLNKGDRRTADGNGAAAQPLNAVHWY from the exons ATGGCGACGGcggcgacgacgacgacgacgacgtccGAAAGCACTCCGAAGCTGATCATGTGCTTCGAACCCATGGTGATCTCCAATAGCACGATCTGGCAGGGCATCAGCCCCCTCTCCTTCGGCCTCCCTGTCTTCCTCCTCCAGCTCGTCCTTGTCGTCCTCACCACCCGCGCCctcgtcctcctcctccgccCCCTCAACCAACCTCGCGTGCTCGCCGAGATCCTC GGTGGCATCGTTCTTGGGCCGTCGGTGATGGGTCGGATGGAGATCTTCGGCGTCTATATCTTCCCGGCGCGGAGCCTGTTGGTCATGGAGACGATCGCCCACTTCGGGCTCCTCTGTTTCCTCTTCCTCGTCGGCGTGGAGATGGACGTGACGATGGTGCGGCAGACGGGGCGGAAGGCGTTGGCCGTGGCGGCGGCCGGCATGATCCTGCCTTTCGCCACCGGCGCCGTCGCCTCCTTCATGCTCCAGAGCTTCGCCGGCAAGAACATCCACCAGAGCGAGTTCCTCGTCTTCCTCGGCCTCGCGCTCTCCGTCACCGCCTTCCCTGTCCTCGCCCGCATCCTCGCCGAGATCAAGTTGCTCAACTCCGACATCGGCCGCCTCTCCATGTCCGCCGCCATCATCAGCGACACCTTCACGTGGGTAATCCTGGCCTTGACCATCGCGGTGACGCAGAGCAGAGGCACCGCGTGGGCCTCCCTCTGGATCCTCGCGTGGGGCGTCGCCTTCGTCCTCCTATGCTTCTACGGCGCCCGACGGGGCATGCGGTGGCTCATGCGGCGGCGGATTTCGGAGGGCCAGTCCGTGGGTGACTTCCACGTCTGCCTCATGATAACCGGCATGATGGCGGCGGCCACTGTCACCGACGCCATCGGCCTCCACTCCGCCTTCGGGGCATTCATGTTCGGCCTCGCCGTGCCCAACAAAGGCCCCCTCGGGGTGGCGCTGCTGGAGAAGCTGGAGGACCTCGTCACCGGACTGCTGCTGCCGCTCTACTTCGCCAACAGCGGCCTCAGAACCAATCTGTCCACCGTCACAGAAGGCCGGACGGCGGCGCTCCTCTTCGTAGTGTTCGTGATCGCCAGCATCGGCAAAGTCGCCGGTACCGTTATTATTTCCCTCTTCTACTTGATCCCATTGCGCGAGGGCCTCTCTCTTGGCTTCTTGATGAACACCAGAGGCGTGGTGGAGATGATCATTCTTGAGATCGGAAGAGATCGAAGG GTTCTGGACGATGAAGCCTTTGCGGTGATTGTGATGACCTCGTTGGTGTTAACGTCGCTGGTGACGCCGGCGGTGAGGTACCTCCACCGTCCGGTGCGGCGGCGCTTGGGGTACAAGCGCCGGACCTTGCAACGCTCGAGCGCCGACGCCGAGCTCCGGGTGCTGGCCTGCGTCCACAACACCCGCAACGTCCCGTCCATCCTCAGCCTCCTCAGGCTCTCCAGCCCCACCAAGCGCTCCCCCATCTTCGTCTACGCCCTCCACCTCATCGAGCTCACCGGCCGCGCTTCCTCCCTGCTCATCGTCCACAACGCCGCCACGAGCGGCGGCAGCCGCAAGCACGCCGCCGCAGCGAACGAGCATCCTTCCGACCACATCTCCCACGCCTTCCAGAGCTACGAGCAGCAGGCCACCAGCATCTCTGTTCAAACCCTCACCATCATCTCGCCCTACGCCACGATGCACGAGGACGTGTGCGGCCTCGCCGAGGAGAAGCACGTCGTCCTCATCCTCCTCCCCTTCCACAAGCAGCAAACCGTCGACGGCGGCATGGAGCCTATCGATCCCTCCATCAAAGCCCTAAACGAGAACATGCTCTTGGGTTCGCCTTGCTCCGTCGGCGTCCTCGTCGACCGCGGCCTCAGCAGCAAAAGCCGCTCTGGTCGCAACTCCTACAGCGTCGCCCAGCTCTTCTTCGGCGGGCCCGACGATCGCGAGGCGCTGGCCTACACAGCGCGCATGGCGGAGAACACCTGCGTCAATCTCACCGTCGTGCGGTTCGTCCACGGCGAGGCGGCGGCCTCCGCTGCAAGATCAGCCGAGGGCCTCCAAGACGAGCAACTGGACAACTCGTTCCTGACCGAGTTCCGGCTGAGAAAGGTGGGCGAAGAGTTGGCGACCTACTCCGAGAACGCGGTGAACAACGCGGAGGAGATGATGGAGGTGATCCGGACGATTGATAGCGGGAGGTACGACTTGATCGTGGTGGGGCGGAGGCAGTGCGAGGCGGCGCTGGAGCTGATGGCCGGGTTGGCGGATTGGACAGAGTGCCCGGAGCTCGGGACGCTGGGGGACTTTCTGGCGTCGGCCGACTCCGCCACGACGACGGCGTCGGTGCTGGTTGTGCAACAATACTTGGGGGAACCGGTGGGGGGATGCGGGCCGAGCATGACGGAGGAGGAGTTGGAACGGGGGTTGCGGCATCACCTGAACAAAGGGGACCGTCGAACGGCGGACGGTAACGGCGCGGCGGCGCAACCGCTCAACGCCGTCCACTGGTATTGA
- the LOC122020165 gene encoding fanconi-associated nuclease 1 homolog isoform X4 — translation MIKYQNNFSLMIEEVISHHSHLFTIEEKTFIGYFTSLSDEGQRLFIRIYTRKGPWFRVSNISYSEIQDVQKAIAELQLAGFIYSFHSCDDSFTYNMKEVLDLLNVSEMRQIISSEVHKKGINCSRRNELVNILCSAYASGACPLLPKMILEQTGTCIRISSLADVFWRIQRLFFLNGDQDLSEFLLVDLGIIKFPDYVCNVSHQIFEDRSDLTDYEEAIEVAQIVDESLEANNVEMVTRCIDIADVRMCTGFTRKHDFTTDPPPHFYSCFSASFVYSKVLSLGVSFFEREHRYEDAIRILKGLLTRVTRDSRRGYWTLRLSVNLEHMNYFNESLSVAEEGILDPWVRAGSKMALQRRVLRLGKPPRRWRVPDYADSVKRKIKEICITGRPLTNETASKNMYYGYDDELCGVEQLALQYYAEEGGWSGIHSEGGIWMTIYGLLMWDVIFSNVPDVFISRFQTAPLDFDTDDFYTSREHLIECQLQKIEDGMAEEILICSWESHMGVACRGVNWERHSLPDLRAAVSCIGGCPLASLCRHLAVDYRSWSSGMPDLLLWRFHGDSSRGEAKLVEVKGPSDRLSEQQRAWLLILMDCGFDAEVCKVRPLSK, via the exons GACCATGGTTCAGGGTAAGCAACATCTCCTACTCTGAGATTCAAGATGTACAAAAAGCCATTGCGGAACTACAGT TGGCAGGTTTCATTTACTCATTTCATTCATGTGATGATTCGTTTACATACAACATGAAAGAGGTTCTTGACTTGCTAAATGTTTCTGAAATGCGTCAAATCATAAGTTCAGAAGTTCATAAG AAAGGAATCAACTGCAGTCGCCGAAATGAACTTGTAAATATCCTCTGCTCTGCTTATGCCAGTGGAGCATG CCCACTGCTACCAAAGATGATTCTCGAACAAACAGGAACCTGCATCAGAATTTCTTCTTTAGCTGATGTTTTCTGGCGCATTCAG AGGCTCTTTTTCCTTAATGGTGATCAGGACCTTTCAGAATTTCTTTTAGTTGATCTTGGGATTATCAAATTTCCAGATTATGTCTGCAATGTTTCTCACCAAATTTTTGAAGATCGTTCTGATCTTACTGATTATGAAGAG GCCATTGAAGTGGCTCAGATAGTGGATGAATCTCTTGAAGCAAATAATGTGGAAATGGTGACAAGATGCATTGACATAGCTGATGTCCGTATGTGCACTGGCTTCACAAGAAAACATGACTTCACCACTGATCCTCCGCCGCATTTTTATTCATGTTTTTCAGCATCATTTGTATACTCAAAGGTGCTATCATTGGGTGTTTCCTTCTTTGAGCGCGAGCATAG GTATGAAGATGCAATAAGGATTCTGAAGGGACTCCTCACAAGAGTCACTCGTGACAGTAGGAGAGGATACTGGACCTTGAGGCTTTCTGTTAATTTGGAACACATGAATTATTTCAATGAGAGTCTCTCTGTGGCTGAAGAAGGAATTTTAGATCCCTGGGTTCGTGCTGGTTCAAAAATGGCATTGCAAAGGCGCGTTCTCCGTTTAGGCAAACCACCTCGCCGGTGGAGGGTACCTGATTATGCCGATTCTGTTAAGCGAAAAATCAAAGAG ATTTGCATAACTGGAAGACCTTTGACTAATGAGACAGCATCCAAGAATATGTATTATGGGTATGATGATGAACTGTGTGGAGTCGAGCAGCTGGCCTTGCAATACTATGCAGAAGAAGGTGGATGGAGCGGCATCCACTCGGAAGGCGGGATCTGGATGACGATCTATGGCCTTCTCATGTGGGACGTTATATTCAGCAATGTCCCGGACGTTTTCATATCAAGATTTCAG ACTGCTCCGCTAGATTTCGATACGGACGACTTTTACACGAGCAGGGAGCATCTCATAGAATGCCAGTTGCAGAAGATTGAAGATGGCATGGCTGAGGAGATTTTGATCTGCTCCTGGGAGTCCCACATGGGGGTGGCTTGCCGCGGCGTGAACTGGGAACGGCATTCACTTCCAGATCTACGAGCTGCTGTCTCATGCATCGGAGGCTGCCCGTTGGCTTCGCTCTGCCGGCATCTGGCAGTCGATTACCGGAGTTGGTCCAGCGGCATGCCGGATCTGTTGCTGTGGCGCTTCCATGGAGATAGCAGTCGAGGCGAAGCAAAGCTTGTAGAAGTAAAAGGCCCGAGCGATAGGCTTTCGGAGCAGCAACGAGCATGGCTGCTCATCCTCATGGATTGTGGGTTTGATGCTGAAGTGTGCAAAGTCAGGCCATTATCCAAATGA